Proteins from a genomic interval of Limisphaera ngatamarikiensis:
- the hisI gene encoding phosphoribosyl-AMP cyclohydrolase: MSFYDQLKFDSNGLIPAIIQDAATGRVLMMAWMNRASLEKTIETGLTHFWSRSRQKFWMKGETSGHVQRVKDIAFDCDGDTLLIQVEQVGAACHEGYRSCFYRSMTGRGEGFRITEPQLETPEQIYGKK; the protein is encoded by the coding sequence ATGAGCTTTTACGATCAATTGAAGTTCGACAGCAACGGGTTGATTCCGGCCATCATCCAGGATGCGGCGACCGGACGTGTGCTGATGATGGCCTGGATGAATCGCGCGTCGTTGGAGAAGACGATTGAGACGGGGCTGACGCATTTCTGGAGTCGGTCACGTCAGAAGTTCTGGATGAAAGGGGAGACCAGCGGGCATGTGCAGCGGGTGAAGGACATTGCGTTTGATTGCGACGGGGACACGCTGCTCATTCAGGTGGAGCAGGTGGGGGCGGCCTGTCACGAGGGGTACCGCTCGTGTTTTTACCGGTCGATGACCGGTCGGGGTGAGGGTTTCCGGATTACCGAGCCGCAGTTGGAAACCCCGGAGCAGATTTACGGGAAGAAGTAG
- a CDS encoding putative Ig domain-containing protein — MLGGWLASAVGLVARDFRVNQLPNGRVFGCANCHISPSGGGARNPFGNRVFQIIGGSSAPVPFWGPGLAAEDSDGDGYCNGEELGDPDGDGQPLPGAMVSNPGSASSRQTNAAPVFVGAPLTEAVKGLPYEFQATAVDPNACQGLAFVKVEGPTWLTVSTQGLVTGVPSEGDAGPVTVTVEVRDNGSPAQSARLTWTLQVVSRFEGWQRLHFALPGEAALAAPEADADGDGLSNAAEYAMGTDPRRPNLPLWAVPGFDPEGRLTWSVQVRDDDPQLVVDLELSPDLTFGSVTVAERLVSDPVPWDGWKIVTFRDTRSRLEVPARFGRLRVRWSP; from the coding sequence GTGTTGGGTGGTTGGTTGGCGTCGGCGGTTGGGTTGGTGGCGCGAGATTTTCGGGTGAACCAGTTGCCCAACGGTCGGGTGTTCGGGTGTGCGAACTGTCATATCAGTCCGTCAGGCGGCGGGGCGCGGAATCCGTTTGGGAACCGGGTGTTCCAGATCATTGGGGGTTCATCGGCCCCGGTACCGTTTTGGGGGCCCGGCTTGGCGGCGGAGGATTCGGATGGCGACGGGTACTGCAACGGCGAGGAGCTCGGGGACCCGGACGGCGACGGGCAGCCCTTGCCGGGTGCGATGGTGAGCAATCCGGGATCGGCTTCAAGTCGGCAGACCAACGCGGCGCCGGTGTTTGTGGGGGCGCCGTTGACGGAGGCGGTCAAGGGGTTGCCGTACGAGTTTCAGGCGACGGCGGTGGACCCCAACGCATGTCAGGGGTTGGCATTTGTCAAGGTGGAGGGGCCCACGTGGCTGACGGTGTCCACACAGGGCTTGGTGACAGGGGTTCCGTCGGAGGGCGATGCGGGGCCGGTGACGGTGACGGTGGAGGTGCGGGACAATGGGTCGCCGGCCCAGAGTGCGCGGTTGACGTGGACGTTGCAGGTGGTGTCGCGGTTTGAGGGTTGGCAACGGCTGCATTTTGCGCTGCCGGGAGAGGCGGCCCTGGCAGCGCCGGAGGCGGATGCTGACGGAGACGGACTCAGCAATGCGGCCGAGTATGCGATGGGTACGGATCCCCGGCGGCCCAACTTGCCGTTGTGGGCTGTACCCGGATTCGATCCCGAGGGGCGGTTGACCTGGAGTGTGCAGGTGCGGGATGACGATCCGCAACTGGTGGTGGATCTGGAACTGTCACCGGACCTGACGTTTGGCAGCGTGACGGTTGCTGAACGGCTGGTTAGTGATCCGGTGCCCTGGGACGGTTGGAAGATCGTGACGTTCCGGGACACAAGGAGCCGGTTGGAGGTGCCGGCGCGGTTTGGCCGGCTCAGGGTTCGGTGGAGTCCCTGA
- a CDS encoding ParB/RepB/Spo0J family partition protein: protein MAKPALGRGLGALLGSGTPATPPTAVGAAAAAAPASFSGAAAGEVPVRVPVAQIRPNSLQPRQEFDPASLEELAESIRQQGILQPLVVRRRGDGFELIAGERRWRAAQLLQLTEVPVLIRDVDDRTALELALVENLQRENLNPIEEAQGYAQLLQQFGFTQEEVARRVGRSRAAVANALRLLKLPSQVQGYLRTGQLSVGHAKVILALEDEHLQELAAEQVVREGLNVRQTEGLVARLQAGSARPRGSRRTRAPETDAQVRRLEDRLRERLGTRVRLQYREGRGRLEIAFFSDEELERVLQILGVGPD from the coding sequence ATGGCAAAGCCCGCACTGGGGCGTGGATTGGGGGCGTTGTTGGGGTCGGGCACCCCGGCGACGCCACCCACGGCTGTTGGTGCCGCTGCCGCGGCGGCGCCGGCGTCGTTTTCTGGTGCGGCGGCCGGGGAGGTGCCGGTGCGTGTGCCGGTGGCGCAGATTCGCCCCAACTCCCTTCAGCCGCGGCAGGAGTTTGATCCGGCCTCGTTGGAGGAACTGGCCGAATCGATTCGTCAGCAGGGCATCTTGCAGCCGTTGGTGGTGCGTCGTCGTGGGGACGGCTTTGAGCTGATTGCGGGCGAACGTCGGTGGCGGGCGGCGCAGCTGTTGCAGCTGACGGAGGTGCCGGTGTTGATCCGGGACGTGGACGACCGGACCGCGTTGGAGCTGGCGCTGGTGGAGAACCTGCAGCGGGAGAATCTGAATCCGATCGAGGAGGCGCAGGGTTATGCCCAGTTGCTGCAGCAGTTCGGTTTTACGCAGGAGGAGGTGGCCCGGCGCGTGGGCAGGAGCCGGGCGGCGGTGGCCAATGCGTTGCGGCTGTTGAAACTGCCGTCGCAGGTGCAGGGGTATCTTCGGACGGGCCAGCTGAGTGTGGGTCATGCGAAGGTGATCCTGGCGCTGGAAGATGAACATTTGCAGGAGCTGGCGGCGGAGCAGGTGGTGCGGGAGGGTTTGAACGTTCGCCAGACCGAGGGGCTGGTGGCGCGGCTGCAGGCGGGGTCGGCCCGGCCGCGGGGGAGTCGCCGGACCCGGGCTCCGGAGACGGATGCGCAGGTGCGCCGGTTGGAGGACCGGCTGCGGGAGCGGCTGGGGACGCGGGTGCGATTGCAGTACAGAGAGGGGCGGGGGCGGCTGGAGATTGCCTTCTTCAGTGATGAGGAACTGGAACGCGTGTTGCAGATTCTGGGGGTTGGCCCCGACTGA
- the trpE gene encoding anthranilate synthase component I, translated as MQIFPDRETFRRLAARGNLIPVTCRLLADLETPLSAYRKLRGQGESFLFESVEGGEHLGRYSFVGTNPRAVIRQVGSEVRLTEGGRDAGVWRVVGARGRPVAGEVRDGLEVVERVMGRYRPVPLPGLPRFIGGAVGYVGYEFIHDIEPVVPRPARDELGTPTLYLVLADQLLIFDRVKQTLTVLVNAWVEDPAGVDAAYDEAVEEVERLLALLEEPVSHLPALLPETVPPVSFESNMDRETFLGHVRRAKEYIRAGDIIQVVGSQRFRAPVRAGAVEVYRAIRSVNPSPYMFLLELEGFALVGASPEIHVRCEDGRVEIRPIAGTRRRGRTAEEDAALEAELLADPKERAEHVMLVDLARNDLGRVCEYGSVRVKDLMVIERYSHVMHIVSSVEGRLAGGRSPFDLMRATFPAGTVSGAPKIRAMQIIAELEGTTRGPYAGCVGYFGFNGNLDTCITIRTALLKDGHAYVQAGGGWVHDSEPEAEFQETVNKASAMFQAIALAEHFGRGAAEGVPAGRA; from the coding sequence ATGCAGATTTTTCCTGATCGAGAGACGTTTCGGCGGTTGGCGGCCCGGGGGAACCTGATTCCGGTAACGTGCCGGTTGCTGGCGGATTTGGAGACGCCGTTGTCGGCCTATCGGAAGTTGCGCGGGCAGGGGGAGTCCTTTTTGTTCGAGTCGGTTGAAGGGGGCGAGCATCTGGGTCGGTATTCGTTTGTGGGGACGAATCCCCGGGCCGTGATCCGGCAGGTGGGCAGCGAGGTTCGGCTGACCGAAGGGGGCCGGGACGCGGGGGTGTGGCGGGTGGTGGGTGCGCGGGGTCGGCCGGTGGCGGGGGAGGTTCGGGATGGTTTGGAGGTGGTGGAGCGGGTGATGGGGCGGTATCGGCCGGTGCCGTTGCCGGGTTTGCCGAGGTTCATCGGGGGTGCGGTGGGGTATGTGGGGTACGAATTCATTCATGACATTGAACCGGTGGTGCCGCGGCCGGCGCGGGACGAGCTGGGGACGCCGACGTTGTATCTGGTGCTGGCGGATCAGCTGCTGATTTTTGATCGTGTGAAGCAGACGTTGACGGTGCTGGTGAATGCGTGGGTGGAGGACCCGGCGGGGGTGGACGCGGCCTATGACGAGGCGGTGGAGGAGGTGGAACGGTTGCTGGCGTTGTTGGAGGAGCCGGTTTCGCATCTGCCTGCCCTGTTGCCGGAGACGGTGCCGCCGGTGTCGTTTGAGTCGAACATGGACCGCGAGACCTTTTTGGGGCACGTGCGGAGGGCGAAGGAGTACATTCGGGCGGGGGACATCATTCAGGTGGTGGGGTCGCAGCGGTTTCGAGCCCCGGTACGGGCGGGTGCGGTGGAGGTGTATCGGGCCATTCGGTCGGTGAACCCCTCGCCGTACATGTTTTTGCTGGAGTTGGAGGGTTTTGCGCTGGTGGGGGCTTCGCCGGAGATTCATGTGCGGTGTGAGGACGGGCGTGTGGAGATCCGGCCGATTGCGGGCACGCGGCGTCGGGGCCGCACGGCCGAGGAGGACGCGGCCCTGGAGGCAGAACTGTTGGCGGATCCGAAGGAACGGGCGGAACATGTGATGTTGGTGGATCTGGCGCGGAATGATCTGGGTCGGGTGTGCGAGTATGGCTCGGTGCGGGTGAAGGACCTGATGGTGATCGAGCGTTACAGTCATGTGATGCACATTGTGTCGTCGGTGGAGGGTCGGCTGGCGGGGGGGCGGAGCCCGTTTGATTTGATGCGGGCGACGTTTCCCGCCGGGACGGTCAGCGGGGCGCCGAAGATCCGGGCCATGCAGATCATTGCCGAGTTGGAGGGGACGACGCGGGGTCCGTATGCGGGTTGCGTGGGTTATTTCGGGTTCAATGGCAACCTGGACACGTGCATTACGATTCGGACGGCGTTGTTAAAGGACGGGCATGCGTATGTGCAGGCGGGGGGCGGCTGGGTGCATGATTCGGAGCCCGAGGCGGAGTTTCAGGAGACGGTGAACAAGGCGTCGGCGATGTTTCAGGCGATTGCGCTGGCGGAGCATTTTGGGCGGGGGGCCGCGGAAGGGGTTCCTGCGGGGCGGGCGTAA
- a CDS encoding PilW family protein, which yields MACRTTSSATNPGAQTRRRTITARRARQGFTLSETMVTLGVGSILLAAILAFWSYSARSLAGMVNYIDLDQRSRHALDNLSREIRQAAGVLSATETSLTLSNLDSSLLQITWDPERRVVTLNRNGEQQTLLVGCDHFRFNISQRTPSNGVFGFYPTRDIRQAKLVDMSWRCSRSVLGNLLQTESVQTARIVLRN from the coding sequence ATGGCCTGCAGAACTACATCTTCAGCAACTAACCCGGGCGCACAAACCCGCAGGCGCACCATCACCGCCCGACGCGCCCGGCAGGGTTTCACGTTGTCCGAGACCATGGTCACGCTCGGCGTTGGAAGCATCCTTTTGGCTGCCATCCTGGCCTTCTGGTCTTACAGCGCCCGCAGTCTGGCCGGCATGGTCAATTACATCGACCTCGACCAACGTTCCCGCCATGCGCTGGACAACCTCAGCCGCGAAATCCGACAGGCTGCCGGAGTGCTCTCTGCAACCGAGACCTCGCTCACCCTGTCCAACCTCGACAGTTCCCTCCTGCAAATCACATGGGACCCGGAACGACGGGTCGTCACCCTCAACCGTAACGGGGAACAGCAGACGCTGCTCGTCGGCTGCGATCATTTCCGCTTCAACATCTCACAACGCACCCCCAGCAACGGCGTGTTCGGGTTTTACCCCACCCGCGACATCCGCCAGGCAAAGCTCGTGGACATGAGCTGGCGTTGTTCCCGGAGCGTCCTGGGCAACCTGCTCCAAACCGAAAGCGTGCAGACCGCACGCATCGTCCTCCGCAACTGA
- the def gene encoding peptide deformylase, which produces MVLEVVQYGDPILRRKGARIERITPELRRLIADMFETMYAAHGIGLAAQQVGHALQLTVIDIRGVEDRPSTLELNGEPADPCRLMPLVLINPEIEPLGPSVAGPEGCLSFPEIYAEIVRPDRIEVRALDGEGRPLQFRCGGLLARAVQHEYDHLQGILFIDRMDRRDLERLRPELEALQAATRARLARRAAAR; this is translated from the coding sequence ATGGTTTTGGAGGTGGTCCAGTACGGGGATCCGATCCTGCGGCGCAAGGGCGCCCGCATTGAACGGATCACGCCCGAGCTGCGGCGGCTGATTGCCGACATGTTCGAGACCATGTACGCCGCGCACGGCATCGGGCTGGCGGCGCAACAGGTGGGGCATGCGCTGCAACTGACGGTGATTGACATCCGGGGCGTGGAAGACCGGCCCTCGACGCTCGAGCTGAACGGTGAACCGGCGGATCCCTGCCGGCTCATGCCGCTGGTGTTGATCAATCCCGAGATCGAACCGTTGGGGCCGAGTGTGGCCGGGCCGGAAGGTTGCCTCAGTTTTCCCGAGATTTATGCGGAGATCGTACGGCCGGACCGCATCGAGGTCCGGGCCCTGGACGGCGAGGGTCGTCCCCTGCAATTCCGTTGTGGCGGGTTGTTGGCCCGGGCCGTGCAACATGAGTATGACCACCTCCAGGGGATCCTGTTCATTGACCGGATGGACCGGCGGGACCTGGAGCGTTTGCGTCCGGAGCTGGAGGCGTTGCAGGCGGCCACGCGGGCGCGGCTGGCGCGGCGTGCGGCGGCGCGTTGA
- a CDS encoding YkgJ family cysteine cluster protein produces MPVFYDCQRCTACCRWPGQVRVTEEEIRRMAEHLGLDEFTFIQRYCRLALNRYGLALAEREDGSCVFLEGRECRVHPVKPRQCRDFPNLWRFEGFDAFCRARPVPMAMEEYVRAVAAATGRSLEEVRRLVEARGSDSHVPVRGGSQLAP; encoded by the coding sequence ATGCCGGTTTTTTACGATTGCCAGCGTTGCACGGCCTGTTGTCGTTGGCCCGGGCAGGTGCGGGTGACCGAAGAGGAGATTCGCCGAATGGCGGAGCATTTGGGTCTGGATGAGTTCACGTTCATTCAGCGGTATTGCCGGCTGGCATTGAATCGTTACGGGTTGGCGCTGGCGGAGCGGGAGGACGGTTCGTGTGTGTTTCTGGAGGGTCGGGAATGCCGGGTGCATCCGGTCAAGCCCCGGCAGTGCCGGGATTTTCCCAATTTATGGCGTTTTGAGGGATTTGACGCGTTTTGCCGGGCGCGGCCGGTGCCAATGGCGATGGAAGAGTACGTGAGGGCGGTGGCTGCGGCGACGGGTCGTTCCCTGGAGGAGGTGCGGAGGCTTGTGGAGGCGCGCGGATCGGACTCTCATGTGCCGGTGCGGGGTGGTTCACAACTCGCGCCATGA
- a CDS encoding YifB family Mg chelatase-like AAA ATPase, whose protein sequence is MLAKVYSGVIQGIEAYPVEVEVNAGWGDTAMVIVGLPDAAVKESRDRVMTALSNSGYKFPMGRTTINLAPADVKKEGPSFDLPIALGLLAATEQLKADRLEQFLVVGELALTGAVRAVKGVLPLALCARQQGKRGVIVPAPNANEAAVVEGLEVIPVRDLREAAAFLAGEVSIQPVRLDVRRLFEGPVEDEVDFAEVKGQESVKRALEIAAAGGHNILLIGPPGTGKSMLARRLPTILPPLTLEEALETTKVHSIAGLLQPGQALVTRRPFRAPHHTASDAGLLGGNVNPTPGEISLAHNGVLFLDELPEFKRSVLETLRQPLEEGRVTISRAAGSVTFPARFMLVAAMNPTPDGKMPGESRCSPREIQNYLNRVSGPLLDRIDLHIEVPAVRFREMASDRPAEASAVIRARVVEARRRQQERFRGRARVLCNAHMGPRELRQFCGLDETSMELLRHAMNELGLSARAYDRILKVARTIADLAGSDRILPEHVGEAIQYRSLDRQIWG, encoded by the coding sequence ATGCTGGCCAAGGTCTATTCCGGAGTCATTCAGGGAATTGAGGCCTATCCGGTGGAAGTGGAAGTGAACGCCGGCTGGGGTGACACGGCCATGGTGATCGTGGGGTTGCCGGATGCGGCGGTGAAGGAATCGCGTGACCGTGTCATGACCGCGCTGAGCAACTCGGGTTACAAGTTTCCGATGGGTCGGACGACCATCAATTTGGCGCCGGCGGATGTGAAGAAGGAGGGGCCGAGTTTCGATCTGCCGATTGCGCTGGGTTTGTTGGCGGCCACGGAGCAGTTGAAGGCCGATCGGCTGGAGCAGTTTCTGGTGGTGGGCGAGCTGGCGTTGACGGGGGCGGTGCGTGCGGTGAAGGGGGTGTTGCCGCTTGCGCTTTGTGCGCGGCAACAGGGCAAGCGGGGGGTGATCGTGCCGGCGCCGAATGCGAATGAGGCGGCGGTGGTGGAGGGGTTGGAGGTGATTCCGGTTCGGGATCTTCGCGAGGCGGCGGCGTTTCTGGCGGGCGAGGTGTCGATTCAGCCGGTGCGGTTGGACGTGCGGCGTTTGTTTGAGGGGCCGGTGGAGGACGAGGTGGACTTTGCCGAGGTGAAGGGTCAGGAGTCGGTGAAGCGTGCGCTGGAGATTGCGGCGGCGGGCGGGCACAACATCCTGCTGATTGGTCCGCCCGGCACGGGCAAGTCGATGCTGGCACGGCGGCTGCCGACGATTCTGCCGCCGTTGACGTTGGAGGAGGCGCTGGAGACGACCAAGGTGCACAGCATCGCGGGGTTGTTGCAACCCGGGCAGGCGTTGGTCACCCGGCGTCCTTTTCGGGCGCCGCATCACACGGCCAGTGACGCCGGGTTGCTGGGCGGGAATGTGAATCCGACGCCGGGGGAGATTTCGCTGGCGCACAACGGGGTGTTGTTTTTGGATGAACTGCCGGAGTTCAAACGGAGCGTGTTGGAGACCCTGCGGCAGCCGCTGGAGGAGGGGCGTGTGACGATTTCGCGGGCTGCGGGGAGCGTGACGTTTCCGGCGCGGTTCATGTTGGTGGCGGCGATGAATCCCACGCCGGACGGCAAGATGCCGGGCGAGTCGCGGTGTTCACCGCGGGAGATCCAGAACTATTTGAACCGGGTGAGCGGGCCGTTGCTGGACCGGATTGATCTGCACATCGAGGTGCCGGCGGTGAGGTTTCGGGAGATGGCGTCGGATCGGCCGGCCGAGGCGTCGGCGGTGATTCGTGCCCGGGTGGTGGAAGCGCGGCGCCGGCAGCAGGAACGGTTCCGGGGCCGGGCGCGGGTGTTGTGCAATGCCCACATGGGCCCGCGCGAATTGCGCCAGTTTTGTGGGTTGGATGAAACCTCCATGGAACTGTTGCGGCATGCGATGAATGAGCTGGGTCTGAGCGCGCGGGCGTATGACCGGATCCTGAAGGTGGCGCGCACGATTGCGGATCTGGCGGGGTCGGACCGCATTTTGCCGGAGCACGTGGGGGAGGCGATTCAGTACCGGTCGCTGGACCGCCAGATTTGGGGTTGA
- a CDS encoding DUF7305 domain-containing protein: MRLSRQSIPARGQILLVTLLTCGILGLTLAGTLMLVQSQSLSVARSLCWNASLAMTEAGIEEALTHLNRNAPFFDLRAATNNLATHGWIQQGNTYRAPRRYLGNGSYYDVVIVLNGMNPQIFATGVVSRADLIPSTTVPATILGGDSQVYTPVPRTVQVLTRIDPLFSVAMAAEGRIDLAGNNVTTDSFDSGDPNHSDNGMYPFANPQKRKKNGDVATNAGLINSINVGNANINGRAMTGPNGTVAIGPRGYVSGGTNDDFNVAFPPVTAPLSGAFYLPAVSVTLDGVPYKHVILTSGRYWTAGLQGSLYVGTNVQATLILTGNTSLAGQDRIYLAPNARLMLFVDAPSFSVKGQGIINSSGRAENFLYFGTPRNTSISLGGNAAFTGAIYAPNADFTLGGGGNNTQDFIGASVTKTVKMNGHFNFHYDENLRRIGPSRGFLVTSWREL; this comes from the coding sequence ATGCGATTGTCCCGCCAATCCATCCCGGCCCGCGGCCAGATCCTGCTGGTAACCCTGCTGACCTGCGGCATCCTCGGCCTCACCCTGGCCGGCACCCTCATGCTCGTCCAGTCCCAATCCCTTTCGGTCGCACGTTCCCTCTGCTGGAATGCCAGCCTGGCCATGACCGAAGCCGGAATCGAAGAAGCCCTGACCCACCTGAACCGGAATGCGCCCTTCTTCGACCTTCGGGCCGCCACCAACAACCTCGCCACCCACGGCTGGATCCAGCAGGGTAACACCTACCGCGCGCCCCGTCGGTACCTCGGCAACGGCAGTTACTACGACGTGGTCATTGTCCTCAACGGCATGAACCCGCAAATCTTCGCCACCGGCGTGGTCAGCCGGGCAGACCTCATCCCCTCCACCACCGTCCCGGCCACCATCCTAGGCGGCGATTCACAGGTCTACACCCCAGTCCCCCGTACCGTCCAGGTCCTGACCCGCATCGACCCGCTCTTCAGCGTCGCCATGGCCGCCGAAGGCCGGATCGACCTCGCCGGCAACAACGTCACCACCGACAGCTTTGATTCCGGCGATCCCAATCACAGCGACAACGGCATGTACCCGTTCGCCAACCCCCAAAAACGCAAGAAAAACGGGGACGTCGCCACCAACGCCGGACTCATCAACTCCATCAACGTCGGCAACGCCAATATCAACGGTCGTGCCATGACGGGACCCAACGGTACCGTGGCCATCGGCCCCCGCGGCTACGTCTCCGGCGGCACCAACGACGATTTCAACGTGGCCTTCCCGCCCGTCACGGCACCTCTTTCGGGCGCGTTCTATCTGCCTGCCGTCTCGGTGACCCTCGACGGCGTACCTTACAAACACGTAATCCTCACGAGCGGCCGGTACTGGACGGCCGGTCTCCAGGGAAGCCTCTACGTCGGCACCAACGTCCAGGCCACGCTCATCCTGACCGGCAATACCAGCCTCGCGGGCCAAGACCGGATCTACCTGGCCCCCAACGCGCGGTTGATGCTGTTCGTGGATGCCCCCAGTTTTTCGGTTAAGGGACAGGGTATCATCAACTCCAGTGGCAGGGCCGAAAACTTCCTCTACTTCGGCACCCCGCGCAACACCAGCATCAGCCTCGGCGGCAATGCCGCCTTCACCGGTGCCATCTATGCGCCCAACGCCGATTTCACCCTCGGCGGAGGCGGCAACAATACCCAGGACTTCATCGGTGCGTCCGTCACCAAAACCGTCAAAATGAACGGACATTTCAACTTCCACTACGACGAAAACCTGCGCCGCATCGGCCCCAGCCGCGGCTTCCTCGTCACCTCATGGCGCGAGTTGTGA
- a CDS encoding type IV pilus modification PilV family protein — MSTRPIQRARMAFTLVEAMVATVLLGTLLVSLYAGMSAGLSYTAMVREELRATQVMLEKLEGIRLYNWDQINTPGFIPTQFTAFYLPNPTNPATGSGVIYTGTLTIRPVQLDPPAPYADDLREVVVRVRWVGGGSGGGVVREREIRTLVSQYGLQNYIFSN, encoded by the coding sequence ATGAGCACCCGCCCCATCCAGCGGGCGCGGATGGCCTTCACCCTGGTGGAGGCCATGGTGGCCACGGTCCTGCTCGGGACCCTCCTCGTGTCCCTCTACGCCGGCATGAGCGCAGGCCTGTCCTACACCGCCATGGTCCGCGAGGAATTGCGAGCCACCCAGGTGATGCTGGAAAAACTGGAGGGCATCCGACTTTACAATTGGGACCAAATCAATACCCCGGGGTTCATCCCCACCCAGTTCACGGCCTTTTATCTGCCCAACCCCACCAACCCCGCCACGGGTTCCGGCGTCATCTATACGGGTACGTTGACCATCCGACCCGTCCAACTGGATCCCCCGGCCCCTTACGCGGATGACCTCCGTGAGGTGGTGGTCCGCGTGCGATGGGTTGGCGGAGGATCTGGCGGTGGCGTGGTCCGGGAACGTGAAATCCGAACCCTGGTGAGTCAATATGGCCTGCAGAACTACATCTTCAGCAACTAA
- a CDS encoding NADH-quinone oxidoreductase subunit A, whose protein sequence is MQTASQLQQYWGVLVLLALAVTAVGGMIVLSFLLGKRARRTRIKDTPYECGMIPAGTAPGRLSIRFYLVAVLFLLFDIEVVFLYPWAVVYREMLAEPATRALVFGGILPFLALLGIGLLYEIKKRGFDWQT, encoded by the coding sequence ATGCAAACCGCGTCGCAACTCCAACAGTACTGGGGTGTCCTGGTCCTGCTGGCCCTGGCCGTCACGGCCGTCGGCGGAATGATCGTCCTGTCGTTCCTCCTGGGCAAACGCGCCCGGCGCACCCGGATCAAGGACACACCCTACGAATGCGGCATGATCCCGGCCGGAACCGCCCCCGGCCGGCTCAGCATCCGCTTCTACCTCGTGGCCGTGCTTTTCCTGCTGTTCGACATTGAGGTGGTTTTCCTCTACCCGTGGGCCGTCGTGTACCGTGAAATGCTGGCCGAACCCGCCACCCGTGCCCTGGTTTTCGGCGGTATCCTGCCCTTTCTGGCCCTGCTGGGAATCGGCCTCCTCTACGAGATCAAAAAGCGCGGGTTCGACTGGCAAACCTGA